A section of the Anabaena cylindrica PCC 7122 genome encodes:
- a CDS encoding heavy metal translocating P-type ATPase, producing MDNLTLKLRGMSCASCANNVEQAILSVAGVIDCNVNFGAEQATINYDSNRTNLAEVQAAIADAGYSSFSLQEEQDEDDTQQAIQLAEQRELKLKLWIGGIVSIFLFVGSLPMMTGLKMPFIPGFLHHPWLQLVLTTPVEFWCGGSFFRNGWKSLKHHTATMDTLIALGTGTAYLYSLFVTLFPGFFIAQGLQPHVYYEVAAMVITLILLGRFLEHRARGQTSEAIRKLMGLQARTAKVIRDGVEMDVPIGEVRINDEILVRPGEKIPVDGEVIDGASTVDEAMVTGESVAVKKQPGDEVIGATINKTGSFKFRATRVGKDTFLAQIVKLVQEAQGSKAPIQRLADQVTGWFVPAVIAIAIFTFVIWFNFMGNFTLSVITMVGVLIIACPCALGLATPTSVMVGTGKGAENGILIKGADSLELAHKIQTIVLDKTGTLTQGKPTVTDFVTVKGTANHHELELLQLVATVERNSEHPLAEAVVQYAKSQEVNLVNVQDFAAIAGCGVQGIVNDHLVQIGTERWLTELGINTVSLQQYQVGWESGAKTVILIAVDGELQGIMGIADALKPSSAAAVQALQKLGLKVVMLTGDNRLTAEAIARQVGITQVFAQVRPDQKVAIVKSLQNRGLGNKSPNPKSKIVAMVGDGINDAPALAQADVGIAIGTGTDIAIAASDITLISGDLQGIVTAIQLSRATINNIKQNLFFAFIYNIIGIPVAAGILYPIFGWLLNPIIAGAAMALSSVSVVTNALRLRNFQPGIK from the coding sequence ATGGATAATCTCACACTTAAACTGCGGGGCATGAGTTGTGCTTCCTGTGCTAACAACGTTGAACAAGCAATTCTTTCTGTTGCTGGTGTTATTGATTGCAATGTTAACTTTGGAGCCGAACAAGCAACTATTAATTACGATTCTAACCGTACTAATTTAGCAGAAGTTCAAGCTGCAATAGCAGATGCTGGTTATTCGTCTTTTTCACTGCAAGAAGAACAAGATGAAGATGATACCCAACAGGCGATTCAGTTAGCAGAACAACGAGAACTGAAGCTGAAACTATGGATAGGAGGTATAGTTAGTATTTTTCTATTTGTGGGTTCTTTACCCATGATGACCGGGTTGAAAATGCCTTTTATTCCCGGTTTTCTCCATCATCCTTGGTTACAATTAGTTTTAACTACACCTGTAGAATTTTGGTGTGGTGGATCTTTTTTCCGTAATGGTTGGAAGTCTCTAAAACACCACACAGCAACGATGGATACATTAATTGCTTTGGGAACAGGTACAGCTTATTTATATTCTTTATTTGTGACGCTTTTTCCTGGCTTTTTTATCGCCCAAGGTTTGCAACCTCATGTTTATTATGAAGTAGCAGCAATGGTGATCACTTTAATTCTTTTGGGACGATTTTTGGAACATCGCGCTAGGGGACAAACTTCGGAAGCTATCCGCAAATTGATGGGACTACAAGCAAGAACTGCCAAAGTTATTCGAGATGGGGTAGAAATGGATGTTCCTATTGGTGAGGTGAGAATTAATGATGAGATTTTAGTGCGTCCTGGAGAAAAGATTCCTGTAGATGGGGAAGTGATTGATGGTGCTTCAACAGTAGATGAGGCAATGGTGACAGGTGAAAGTGTAGCTGTGAAAAAGCAACCAGGTGATGAAGTAATTGGGGCGACGATTAATAAAACTGGTAGTTTTAAGTTTAGAGCTACTAGGGTAGGTAAGGATACTTTTTTGGCGCAAATTGTCAAATTAGTGCAAGAAGCACAAGGTTCAAAAGCGCCTATTCAGCGGTTAGCAGACCAGGTAACAGGGTGGTTTGTGCCGGCTGTAATTGCGATCGCTATTTTTACTTTTGTCATCTGGTTTAATTTTATGGGTAACTTTACCCTGTCTGTGATCACAATGGTGGGTGTGTTAATTATCGCTTGTCCTTGTGCTTTGGGTTTAGCTACTCCCACTTCTGTCATGGTAGGAACTGGTAAAGGTGCAGAAAATGGCATCTTAATTAAAGGTGCTGACAGTTTAGAATTAGCACACAAAATTCAAACTATTGTTCTTGATAAAACGGGAACTTTAACTCAAGGTAAACCCACAGTTACAGATTTTGTCACTGTTAAAGGTACAGCTAATCATCATGAATTGGAATTATTACAGTTAGTCGCAACTGTAGAAAGAAATTCTGAACATCCCCTAGCTGAAGCAGTAGTACAATATGCCAAATCCCAAGAAGTGAACTTAGTAAATGTTCAGGATTTTGCAGCTATAGCTGGTTGTGGAGTCCAGGGAATTGTTAATGATCATCTGGTGCAAATTGGGACAGAACGGTGGTTAACAGAATTGGGGATTAATACAGTTTCTTTACAACAGTATCAAGTTGGTTGGGAATCTGGAGCTAAAACGGTAATTTTAATTGCTGTAGATGGGGAATTACAAGGAATAATGGGTATTGCTGATGCCCTTAAACCTTCTTCAGCCGCTGCTGTGCAAGCATTACAGAAATTAGGCTTAAAAGTGGTAATGTTAACTGGAGACAATCGCTTAACTGCCGAAGCGATCGCACGTCAAGTTGGTATTACCCAAGTTTTTGCCCAAGTTCGTCCAGATCAAAAAGTGGCGATTGTGAAATCATTGCAAAACCGGGGACTGGGGAATAAAAGCCCAAACCCCAAGTCTAAAATCGTGGCTATGGTAGGAGATGGGATTAATGATGCACCAGCGTTAGCCCAAGCAGATGTAGGAATTGCCATTGGGACAGGGACAGATATTGCGATCGCTGCTAGTGATATTACTTTAATTTCTGGAGACCTACAAGGCATTGTCACTGCAATTCAACTCAGTCGTGCCACTATCAACAATATCAAGCAAAATCTCTTTTTTGCTTTTATTTACAATATCATTGGTATTCCTGTTGCCGCCGGAATTCTTTACCCTATTTTTGGTTGGTTACTTAATCCTATTATCGCTGGTGCCGCAATGGCTCTTTCTTCCGTTTCTGTAGTCACAAATGCTTTAAGATTGCGTAACTTTCAACCAGGAATTAAGTAA
- a CDS encoding heavy-metal-associated domain-containing protein yields MTIKLTVPGMACSTCATNITNAVKAIDANATVDADPKTKLVNVDTQASETAIKEALVTAGYPPA; encoded by the coding sequence ATGACAATCAAACTTACAGTTCCCGGAATGGCTTGTTCCACTTGTGCAACAAATATTACCAATGCAGTTAAAGCTATTGATGCAAATGCCACTGTTGATGCTGATCCAAAAACCAAGCTTGTCAATGTAGATACCCAAGCATCAGAAACAGCAATTAAGGAAGCTTTAGTTACTGCTGGTTATCCTCCTGCTTAA
- a CDS encoding DUF1963 domain-containing protein yields MMNAENIVHIPQIWRDFPPEFEELRPFIESQLLPYIKISSHEVGQLKEDSSGDPLKLWHSKIGGNPYLPKDYEHPCDRITGDIMPLLMQVNCADVPQIAGFDFPQQGILQFYLGYDAAMSELSPEVCRVLYFPEVLEVDSELVTDFSFIDNEDTLRDYSEIYALEFSVAQELFWYPRHEEIQPPEALTDLYEEFSLECDEDCSGDKLGGFADTSCFDVGAATEGIKGRLLLELGQTSCNGEYFYFFIEDADLRNRDFSKVECRIMFT; encoded by the coding sequence ATGATGAATGCAGAAAATATAGTCCATATTCCCCAAATTTGGCGCGATTTTCCCCCTGAATTTGAGGAACTGCGGCCGTTTATAGAGTCACAGTTGTTGCCTTATATCAAAATCAGTAGCCATGAGGTTGGCCAGCTAAAGGAGGATTCCAGCGGAGATCCGTTAAAACTTTGGCACAGCAAAATTGGTGGAAATCCCTATCTGCCGAAAGACTATGAACATCCGTGCGATCGCATCACCGGGGACATTATGCCGTTGCTGATGCAAGTCAATTGTGCAGATGTACCCCAAATTGCTGGCTTTGATTTTCCCCAGCAAGGAATTTTGCAATTTTACCTGGGTTATGATGCGGCAATGTCTGAACTCAGCCCAGAAGTATGTCGTGTCCTTTATTTTCCAGAAGTTTTGGAAGTTGACAGTGAATTAGTTACCGACTTCAGCTTTATCGACAATGAAGATACTCTCCGCGACTATTCAGAAATTTATGCATTAGAGTTTTCAGTTGCACAGGAATTGTTTTGGTATCCTCGCCATGAGGAGATTCAGCCGCCTGAAGCACTGACAGACCTTTATGAAGAATTTAGTCTAGAGTGTGACGAAGATTGCTCTGGCGATAAGCTAGGAGGATTTGCAGACACGTCTTGTTTTGACGTTGGAGCAGCCACGGAAGGCATAAAGGGTCGATTGTTGCTAGAACTTGGGCAAACATCGTGTAATGGCGAATACTTTTACTTTTTTATTGAAGATGCTGATTTAAGAAATCGGGATTTTAGCAAAGTTGAATGTCGGATCATGTTTACTTGA
- a CDS encoding P-loop NTPase fold protein produces the protein MTDVNQYVTDYLDYYCGLENSPGFAVLLKGEWGSGKTWFINKYREKLEAEIKKDEYQIIYITLYGVKNIDDIAYIFLEQSIPTLASSKWSKLGFNFIKLILNSQKIDLEKLKIDFSKYIVNNKKILIFDDLERCQIDISNIMGYMNYFVEQQGSKVIIIANEDIIFDNYKDTKEKLIGKTFNIAPDIDSALNGFIQNIEDSDIQKFLIKNTEFIKTLYEQAKCTNLRILKQIILDFERIYEKLLDKGKNKQEVLQEILQMLTIFSIEIKMANLQPKDITKLLDAQARRNINRRNGSLSEKSSDVQEDKNNLQEISDKYYYLQIYSPFPSAIWWEEFFDKGIVNSNELNEAIANKYYPDDNTPNWLRLVYRNRLNDDEFDKYLKIVESEFSNREYKDISIIKHIVGCFLYFSNNGLYVKTKEEILKDAKIYIDDLINNLNSNNQLDVLELINENKQDSSVSPVSNNDSRLMFYSQDSQEFKDFYNYIHEVLNEKLSNPQYMGNLAQELLEIMKNDVKEFDSIICTQSFANKKIRHKYNEIPVLKYIRCQDFIETILYMEYDKKKYVFWALEERYKPIYLHSYPELIEEIEWLKMVQDLLLKEVDKRQGKLSGYQLKELIETNLSKVISTLEDIQIQQVNKSVN, from the coding sequence ATGACAGACGTTAATCAATATGTTACAGATTATTTAGATTATTACTGCGGTTTAGAAAATTCGCCAGGATTTGCAGTTTTACTCAAAGGGGAATGGGGTTCTGGAAAAACATGGTTTATTAATAAATATCGGGAGAAATTAGAAGCAGAAATAAAAAAAGATGAATATCAAATTATTTATATTACTCTTTATGGAGTAAAGAATATAGATGATATAGCATATATATTTTTAGAGCAATCAATCCCTACTTTAGCATCCTCAAAGTGGTCTAAGCTGGGATTTAATTTTATTAAACTTATTTTAAATAGCCAGAAAATTGATTTAGAGAAATTAAAAATAGATTTTTCTAAATATATTGTCAATAACAAGAAAATTTTAATATTTGATGACCTAGAACGTTGTCAAATAGATATTAGTAATATCATGGGATATATGAACTACTTTGTAGAACAGCAAGGATCGAAAGTAATTATTATTGCTAATGAAGATATAATATTTGACAACTACAAAGACACCAAAGAAAAATTAATAGGTAAAACATTTAATATTGCTCCTGACATTGATAGTGCATTAAACGGTTTTATTCAAAATATTGAAGATTCAGATATTCAGAAATTTCTTATAAAAAATACTGAATTTATAAAAACATTATACGAACAAGCAAAATGTACAAATTTAAGAATACTCAAACAAATCATTCTTGATTTTGAGCGAATTTATGAAAAATTATTAGACAAAGGAAAAAATAAGCAGGAAGTTCTACAAGAGATTCTTCAAATGCTAACAATTTTTTCTATTGAAATTAAAATGGCAAATTTGCAACCAAAAGATATTACCAAATTATTAGATGCACAAGCTAGGAGAAATATAAATAGAAGAAATGGTTCTTTGTCTGAAAAAAGCTCAGATGTACAAGAAGATAAAAATAATCTTCAGGAAATAAGTGATAAATACTACTATTTACAAATATATTCCCCATTTCCTAGTGCGATATGGTGGGAAGAATTTTTTGATAAAGGTATTGTTAATAGTAACGAATTAAATGAAGCAATTGCAAATAAATACTATCCTGATGATAACACACCTAATTGGTTAAGATTAGTTTACCGGAATAGACTTAATGATGATGAATTTGATAAATATCTTAAAATTGTAGAATCGGAATTTAGTAACAGAGAATACAAAGATATATCAATTATAAAACATATTGTTGGATGTTTTTTATATTTCTCTAATAATGGATTATATGTCAAAACTAAAGAGGAAATTCTGAAAGATGCAAAAATTTATATTGATGATTTAATTAATAATTTAAATAGTAATAATCAATTAGATGTTTTAGAATTGATTAATGAAAATAAGCAAGATAGTTCCGTTAGTCCTGTATCTAATAATGATTCTAGACTAATGTTTTATAGTCAAGATAGCCAAGAATTTAAAGATTTTTATAATTATATTCATGAAGTTCTCAATGAAAAATTGTCTAATCCTCAATATATGGGCAATTTAGCTCAGGAACTACTAGAAATCATGAAAAATGATGTTAAAGAATTTGATAGTATAATTTGTACTCAATCCTTTGCAAATAAAAAAATCAGACACAAATATAATGAAATACCTGTATTAAAATACATACGATGCCAGGATTTTATAGAAACAATTTTATATATGGAATATGACAAGAAAAAATATGTTTTTTGGGCATTAGAAGAAAGATATAAACCAATTTATCTTCATTCTTATCCAGAATTAATAGAAGAAATAGAGTGGTTAAAAATGGTTCAAGACCTCCTGCTTAAAGAAGTTGATAAAAGACAAGGTAAACTAAGTGGCTATCAACTTAAAGAACTTATTGAAACAAACCTGTCTAAAGTCATAAGCACATTAGAAGATATACAAATACAACAGGTTAATAAATCAGTAAATTAA
- a CDS encoding type II toxin-antitoxin system Phd/YefM family antitoxin — MLNKETTYSQARLNLATILDQVCDQREIVVIKRRNEKNVALIAEDELSSLLECVYLLRSPENAKRLFRALEWSETAIETPQTVAELKEELGIE; from the coding sequence ATGTTAAATAAAGAAACCACTTACTCTCAAGCAAGGTTGAATTTAGCAACTATCTTAGATCAGGTGTGTGATCAACGGGAAATTGTAGTAATTAAACGTCGTAACGAAAAAAATGTGGCGTTAATTGCCGAAGATGAACTTTCCAGCTTATTAGAGTGTGTCTATTTATTAAGATCACCTGAAAATGCTAAACGTTTATTTCGAGCTTTAGAATGGAGTGAAACAGCAATAGAAACTCCTCAAACAGTGGCTGAATTAAAAGAGGAATTAGGAATTGAGTAG
- a CDS encoding Txe/YoeB family addiction module toxin, translating to MSSKKKKPDTHNEEKELSGYFPVFSPDFKADLAWWYNHDKKKGDKILDLVADILDGQPFTGLGKPEPLKYIAPDTWSRRIDLEHRLVYKVTENKVYFLQARYHYELD from the coding sequence TTGAGTAGTAAGAAAAAAAAGCCAGATACTCATAATGAAGAAAAAGAATTATCTGGTTATTTTCCTGTTTTCAGTCCTGATTTTAAAGCAGATTTAGCTTGGTGGTATAATCATGATAAGAAAAAAGGGGATAAAATACTAGATTTAGTAGCGGATATTCTTGATGGTCAACCGTTTACAGGCTTAGGTAAACCTGAACCTCTTAAATATATTGCTCCTGATACTTGGTCACGACGGATAGATTTAGAACATCGTTTAGTTTATAAAGTCACAGAGAATAAAGTTTATTTTTTACAGGCTCGTTATCATTATGAATTAGATTAA
- a CDS encoding tRNA dihydrouridine synthase: MSQVSLPPLLQSDLPFTALAPMQDVTNLWFMKVIAHYGSPDYFFTEYFRVNDTSRLNRNILAAITENDTGRPVFAQMIGESIPDLVRTAKELCKYNIAGVDLNMGCPAPRIYRKNVGGGLLREPEKVDQILGELRAAVNDKPLTVKMRVGFENTDNFYEILDIINRHSIDLLSLHGRTVKDMYHGEVKYDLIAEAVRRVDCPVLANGNINSAKTALEVLSQTGAAGVMVGRWAIGNPWLFNQIRQALRGEEITPVLLVEVRKYIDRLWQTPIVSTIPERARVGYLKMFLNYIALSVDAEGHFLRLMRRVQTEVELFDLCDRILLTEATKTLALEPFLLSVR, encoded by the coding sequence ATGTCCCAGGTATCGCTCCCCCCATTGCTTCAGTCAGACCTACCATTCACCGCTCTTGCGCCTATGCAGGATGTGACAAACCTGTGGTTCATGAAGGTCATTGCCCATTACGGCAGTCCTGACTACTTCTTTACCGAGTATTTCCGCGTCAATGATACCTCACGACTCAATCGTAACATTCTGGCAGCAATCACCGAAAACGATACCGGTCGCCCCGTTTTTGCTCAAATGATTGGTGAAAGTATTCCTGATTTAGTGAGAACAGCAAAGGAACTCTGCAAATATAATATCGCAGGAGTAGATTTAAACATGGGCTGTCCAGCGCCGAGAATCTATCGCAAAAATGTTGGGGGTGGATTGCTGCGAGAACCGGAAAAAGTAGATCAGATTTTGGGAGAACTGCGTGCTGCTGTGAATGATAAACCTTTAACTGTGAAGATGCGTGTGGGCTTTGAGAATACAGATAACTTTTATGAAATTCTAGATATAATCAATCGCCACAGCATTGATTTGTTGAGTTTGCATGGTCGCACGGTCAAAGATATGTACCACGGGGAAGTTAAATATGATTTGATTGCGGAAGCGGTGAGACGGGTTGATTGTCCAGTGTTGGCTAATGGCAATATCAACTCGGCAAAAACTGCTTTGGAAGTGCTTTCTCAAACGGGTGCGGCGGGTGTGATGGTGGGACGCTGGGCGATTGGGAATCCTTGGCTTTTTAATCAAATTCGCCAGGCTTTGCGAGGAGAGGAGATCACACCTGTTCTTTTAGTAGAGGTACGCAAATATATTGATCGTTTATGGCAAACTCCCATAGTGTCAACCATACCAGAACGGGCGCGGGTAGGCTACCTGAAAATGTTCCTCAACTACATTGCGCTGAGTGTTGACGCTGAAGGTCATTTCCTGCGGCTGATGAGACGGGTGCAGACTGAGGTAGAACTGTTCGATCTGTGCGATCGCATTCTCCTGACTGAAGCAACAAAAACTTTAGCCCTAGAACCCTTCTTATTGTCCGTTCGCTGA
- a CDS encoding IS1 family transposase, protein MSISRPTCPNCGSQHIVKNGKIHNQKPKYQCQNCKRQFIENPTNKVISKDTIELIDRLLLEKIPLAGIARAARVSETWLQKYVNNKYAQIPTQVNVSAKPRGKLTIECDEAWSFVGHKGNKQWIWLALDKKTREIVGVYIGDRSEDGARGLWNSLPPVYRQCAVCYTDFWAAYAQVIPSKRHQAVGKESGKTNHIERFNNTMRQRISRLVRKTLSFSKKLDNHIGAIWYFIHHYNSCCSA, encoded by the coding sequence ATGTCAATCTCCAGACCTACTTGCCCCAATTGTGGTTCTCAACACATTGTCAAAAATGGGAAGATTCATAATCAAAAACCAAAATACCAGTGTCAAAACTGCAAAAGACAGTTTATAGAAAATCCCACTAATAAAGTTATTAGCAAAGATACTATAGAACTGATTGATAGACTTTTACTTGAGAAAATACCTCTCGCAGGTATTGCTCGTGCTGCTCGTGTTTCAGAGACTTGGTTGCAAAAATATGTGAATAATAAATATGCCCAGATTCCGACTCAGGTAAATGTTTCAGCCAAACCAAGAGGTAAATTGACTATTGAGTGTGATGAGGCTTGGTCATTTGTAGGTCATAAGGGTAATAAGCAATGGATTTGGTTAGCTTTGGATAAAAAAACTAGAGAAATAGTTGGAGTTTACATAGGCGACCGCAGTGAAGATGGCGCTAGGGGATTATGGAATTCTCTACCACCAGTTTATCGTCAATGTGCTGTTTGCTATACAGATTTTTGGGCAGCTTACGCACAAGTTATTCCTAGCAAACGTCATCAGGCAGTAGGGAAAGAAAGTGGCAAGACTAACCATATTGAACGCTTTAATAATACAATGCGTCAAAGAATTTCTCGTTTGGTTAGAAAGACTTTATCCTTCTCTAAAAAGTTAGATAATCATATTGGTGCTATCTGGTATTTTATTCATCATTATAATTCTTGTTGTAGCGCCTAA